In Synechocystis sp. PCC 6714, the following are encoded in one genomic region:
- a CDS encoding tetratricopeptide repeat protein yields the protein MENQVNEQAVTTQPDAVPTAGYSSGIWDGLSAIALIGGAIASVVTNSAAAGVIPVAAGVGLHLFNRKQLEQHLLASQQASAAQIVQLVNQNQASLQEYLQRFHGDIQTSLGQQQRAIAANQENLTGALAALQRELEAFQAAAEQTHTGLDSKHQDLLTVVAELRTMESCTQSIAAYAHADAYYQRGLSHYRLEDWSEAVRDCTEAIRLKGDLAGAFHYRGMAYARLDNRKQATDDLRQAYKLYFDQGDLDNYEVARALHKQYYEGPLEEIESETLSVAAHTDSVGHEAYIAEPSREIKPLLVEESETTAANLFG from the coding sequence ATGGAAAATCAAGTTAATGAACAAGCGGTAACTACCCAACCCGATGCCGTCCCCACGGCGGGCTACAGTTCTGGGATCTGGGACGGTTTATCGGCCATAGCGTTAATTGGGGGGGCGATCGCCAGTGTTGTCACCAACAGTGCAGCGGCGGGGGTCATTCCAGTGGCGGCGGGGGTCGGACTCCATCTGTTTAACCGTAAGCAATTGGAACAGCATTTACTGGCGAGTCAACAGGCTTCAGCGGCCCAGATTGTCCAGTTAGTCAATCAAAATCAAGCTAGTCTACAGGAATATCTACAAAGATTCCATGGGGATATTCAAACTTCCCTGGGGCAACAGCAACGGGCGATCGCCGCGAACCAGGAGAATTTGACCGGAGCTTTAGCGGCTCTCCAGAGGGAATTGGAAGCTTTTCAAGCGGCCGCGGAGCAAACCCACACTGGTTTGGATAGTAAACATCAGGATTTGCTGACCGTAGTCGCCGAGCTACGCACCATGGAAAGTTGCACCCAAAGCATTGCCGCCTATGCCCACGCTGACGCTTATTACCAAAGGGGTCTCAGCCATTACCGTTTGGAGGATTGGAGTGAAGCGGTGCGGGATTGTACCGAAGCCATCCGCCTTAAAGGGGATTTGGCCGGTGCTTTTCATTACCGCGGCATGGCCTATGCCCGTCTGGATAACCGCAAGCAGGCCACCGATGATCTGCGCCAGGCCTACAAGCTTTATTTTGACCAGGGAGACCTGGATAATTATGAAGTTGCCCGGGCTTTGCATAAGCAATACTATGAGGGCCCACTAGAGGAGATAGAGTCGGAAACTCTCTCCGTGGCTGCCCACACCGACAGCGTTGGCCATGAAGCCTACATTGCCGAGCCGAGCCGAGAAATTAAGCCCCTATTGGTGGAGGAGAGTGAAACCACTGCGGCCAACTTATTTGGCTAA
- a CDS encoding lipid-A-disaccharide synthase-related protein codes for MNILFISNGHGEDLNAGLIIDALQRRSPEFNLFALPLVGEGKAYQHRGIPLIAPTQPLPSGGLIYTGWRTWWRDIVGGLVALTIKQIQALIKQKEQFDLIVAIGDIVPLAFARLSGKPYLSFLVANSSYYEGRLPLPFTVAWCLKSPHCLGAIAKDHLTAEDLGQRGINIRCLGYPIMDALQPTAHQLERQNKTLIALLPGSRVPEALNNLSQLLPLCVAIAQEKTVDFWAALVPAITVGHLQILAENQGWQCHGDRLERGKCTIHLSWHQFADILHQADLVLGMAGTAVEQAVGLGKPVLQIPGQGPQFTYGFAEAQMRLLGYSVTTVGKSPQEPGLINKASQKALEILADPHYQQQCWHNGQERIGPPGGSQAIADYIATTAATIVSKG; via the coding sequence GTGAATATTCTCTTCATCAGCAACGGCCACGGGGAAGACCTCAACGCTGGCTTGATTATCGATGCACTGCAACGGCGATCGCCGGAGTTTAATTTATTTGCCCTACCCTTAGTGGGGGAAGGTAAGGCATACCAACACAGAGGAATTCCTCTCATTGCTCCAACCCAGCCTCTGCCTTCCGGGGGGCTAATTTACACTGGCTGGCGGACCTGGTGGCGGGATATTGTTGGTGGTCTGGTGGCATTAACCATCAAACAAATACAGGCTCTAATCAAACAAAAAGAGCAGTTTGATTTAATTGTGGCGATCGGTGACATTGTCCCCCTGGCCTTTGCCCGTTTGAGTGGTAAACCCTACCTCAGTTTTTTGGTGGCTAATTCCAGTTATTACGAAGGTCGCTTACCTCTGCCATTCACCGTGGCCTGGTGCCTAAAATCCCCCCATTGTCTGGGGGCGATCGCCAAAGACCATTTAACCGCTGAGGATTTAGGTCAACGGGGGATCAACATCCGTTGTTTGGGTTACCCGATTATGGATGCTCTACAACCGACGGCCCATCAATTGGAACGGCAAAATAAAACCCTCATTGCCCTTTTACCCGGTAGTCGAGTGCCGGAAGCTTTAAATAATTTGAGCCAATTGTTGCCCCTATGCGTAGCCATTGCCCAGGAAAAAACGGTGGATTTTTGGGCCGCCCTAGTGCCGGCGATAACGGTGGGTCATTTGCAAATCCTAGCTGAGAATCAAGGTTGGCAATGCCACGGCGATCGCCTAGAACGGGGTAAATGTACGATCCATCTATCCTGGCATCAGTTTGCCGACATTTTGCATCAGGCGGATTTAGTGTTGGGCATGGCGGGGACAGCGGTGGAACAAGCAGTGGGTTTAGGTAAACCAGTATTGCAAATTCCCGGCCAAGGTCCTCAATTTACCTACGGTTTTGCCGAAGCCCAAATGCGACTACTGGGTTATTCGGTCACCACCGTTGGCAAAAGTCCCCAAGAACCAGGCTTAATCAATAAAGCCAGTCAAAAAGCCCTGGAAATTCTCGCAGATCCCCATTATCAACAGCAATGTTGGCATAACGGGCAAGAACGCATTGGCCCCCCCGGTGGCTCCCAGGCGATCGCCGATTATATTGCCACAACCGCCGCAACCATTGTCAGCAAAGGATAG
- a CDS encoding GAF domain-containing protein produces the protein MSIYDQNPDQSLARIEALEKELATLKANHNTLDIQNKILKGFISLTNVSAGRMLIKATLQKTLEASIRQTGAQLGSLFLLDEDGRVTESILARGATDQTQKKTIVGQVLDKGLAGWVRENKRTGLITDTTKDYRWLKLPDEPYNALSALGVPIVWGEELLGILTLMHSQADHFTPASATAMEKTAELIALVLNNARIQTKHKQNETLIQQEDDLLNQVIHWFPSIIFVLDNQGVLLKCGGKYLAQIGLDAKESVGKSIYYLLPEANELKNLISHALANNVIESVSVQLERKDYGTWFYDAWFSPITDGQGQVVHVVCILLPA, from the coding sequence ATGAGCATCTACGATCAGAATCCGGATCAATCCCTAGCCAGAATCGAAGCCCTAGAAAAAGAATTGGCCACCCTCAAAGCCAATCACAATACCCTGGATATCCAAAATAAAATTCTGAAGGGTTTTATTTCCCTCACCAACGTTTCGGCGGGGAGGATGTTAATCAAAGCCACGTTGCAAAAAACCCTGGAAGCCTCCATCCGACAAACCGGAGCCCAGCTAGGCAGTCTTTTTTTGCTCGATGAGGATGGAAGAGTAACAGAAAGCATTTTGGCCCGGGGAGCGACGGATCAAACCCAGAAAAAAACCATTGTTGGCCAAGTACTGGATAAAGGTTTAGCGGGTTGGGTCAGGGAAAATAAAAGAACGGGATTAATCACCGATACTACCAAGGATTACCGTTGGCTAAAACTGCCGGACGAACCCTACAATGCCCTTTCTGCCCTGGGGGTTCCCATTGTCTGGGGAGAAGAATTGTTGGGCATTTTAACCCTAATGCATTCCCAAGCGGATCATTTCACCCCCGCTAGCGCCACCGCGATGGAGAAAACAGCGGAGTTGATTGCCCTTGTGTTGAATAACGCCCGCATTCAAACAAAACACAAACAGAATGAGACATTAATCCAACAGGAAGATGATCTATTAAATCAAGTTATTCATTGGTTTCCCAGCATTATTTTTGTTTTAGATAATCAGGGAGTATTACTCAAATGTGGCGGTAAATATCTAGCTCAAATTGGTCTGGATGCCAAAGAAAGTGTTGGTAAATCAATTTATTATTTGTTACCTGAAGCCAACGAATTAAAAAATTTGATCAGCCATGCCCTAGCCAATAACGTCATCGAATCAGTTAGTGTACAACTAGAAAGAAAAGACTACGGCACTTGGTTTTACGATGCTTGGTTTTCCCCTATTACCGATGGCCAAGGCCAAGTTGTTCATGTTGTTTGCATCCTTTTACCCGCTTAG
- a CDS encoding serine/threonine-protein kinase yields the protein MVKTAGVAVMPLFPRSQYRILGQIGQGQFGRVYCAIHRATGRMCALKDLEHRVFPTNKFLRELCYLVTLRHANIVACHGLEYHPGGRYLVMDYCEGGTLRDIIDGDGDLCLVGKIDLVRQILLGLEQAHQRNIVHCDLKPDNILLIPRTDGWQVKVSDFGIAQLTENTGNPNFGKGYTGSPAYMAPERFYGKFSIASDIYSVGILLYELIVGDRPFSGFPKALQVAHLNARLTLSADFPPLIAPIVQRALEKLPQRRFPNAAAMAHAIETAQKETLQKDFPPGKGYLYHCIAPPPVAFTVTFKHSTPLLFPVTHLRQEGFWLYLGNGAELYLWEYGDGNFNHHPSPRWSLGLPGTITNFEVEEDQISLMLQGPESAQWQFFQWRETLLSAISLPKPHINFQANRLLANVSPGGKTLAVVTADQQGEKSYLQIWRTDLRAPVASAVTIPWASELLILDQNHGLLVQLKQSSGNHHSVFFLFNRRGSVFPAFRLSFWVSRLAVNRYSRNHLFGLTPNSSQTGVLIRLQPLKVNRIALNLQPQFIEPFPWGYLLADRRGRVALLDYEGFLFGNFDLGETITAVTPIDRYLCLIATWQGGQGNLHLLDLGAEVEGVIRQRQERR from the coding sequence ATGGTAAAGACTGCCGGTGTGGCGGTTATGCCGCTGTTTCCCCGCTCCCAATATAGAATTCTTGGACAAATTGGACAGGGGCAATTCGGGCGGGTTTATTGTGCCATCCATCGGGCCACGGGTAGAATGTGTGCTCTGAAGGATTTAGAACATCGGGTATTTCCCACCAATAAGTTTTTGCGGGAACTGTGCTACCTAGTCACCCTGCGCCATGCCAATATTGTGGCCTGCCACGGTCTGGAGTACCATCCCGGGGGGAGATATTTGGTGATGGATTATTGTGAGGGGGGCACCCTGCGGGACATCATTGATGGGGATGGAGATTTATGTTTAGTGGGCAAAATCGACCTAGTGCGACAGATTTTACTAGGTTTGGAACAGGCCCATCAGCGCAACATTGTCCACTGTGACCTCAAACCAGACAATATTCTTCTAATTCCCCGCACAGATGGTTGGCAAGTGAAGGTGTCGGATTTTGGCATTGCTCAGCTGACGGAAAATACGGGCAATCCCAATTTCGGCAAAGGTTACACTGGTTCACCGGCCTATATGGCCCCCGAACGTTTTTACGGCAAGTTTTCCATCGCCTCTGACATTTACTCGGTGGGAATTTTACTGTACGAACTAATTGTTGGCGATCGCCCCTTTTCCGGATTTCCCAAAGCGTTGCAGGTGGCCCATTTAAATGCACGCTTAACATTATCGGCGGACTTTCCCCCCCTAATTGCCCCCATTGTCCAAAGGGCTCTGGAAAAACTGCCCCAACGACGGTTCCCCAACGCAGCGGCCATGGCCCATGCCATAGAAACAGCTCAAAAAGAAACATTACAGAAAGATTTCCCCCCTGGCAAAGGCTATCTTTACCATTGCATTGCCCCACCTCCCGTAGCTTTTACAGTTACGTTCAAACACAGCACTCCTCTGTTATTTCCTGTCACCCATTTAAGGCAGGAAGGATTTTGGTTATACCTGGGCAATGGTGCTGAACTATACCTCTGGGAATATGGCGATGGCAATTTTAACCACCACCCTTCACCCCGATGGTCGTTGGGGCTACCGGGAACCATTACTAATTTTGAAGTAGAGGAAGACCAAATCAGTCTGATGCTCCAGGGGCCAGAATCAGCCCAGTGGCAGTTTTTCCAATGGCGTGAAACTCTGCTCAGTGCCATTTCCCTACCCAAACCCCACATTAATTTCCAAGCAAATCGTTTACTGGCCAACGTTAGTCCCGGCGGCAAAACCCTAGCTGTGGTGACGGCCGATCAGCAAGGGGAAAAAAGTTATTTGCAAATCTGGAGGACTGACCTGAGGGCACCAGTGGCGTCGGCAGTGACCATCCCTTGGGCTTCCGAGTTGCTAATTTTGGATCAAAACCATGGCTTATTGGTGCAATTAAAGCAAAGTTCCGGCAACCATCACAGTGTTTTTTTCCTATTTAATCGAAGAGGTTCTGTTTTTCCCGCCTTTAGGCTTTCCTTTTGGGTTTCCCGGTTGGCGGTTAATCGCTACTCCCGGAACCATCTTTTTGGTTTAACTCCTAACTCCAGTCAAACGGGAGTTCTGATTCGTCTGCAACCCCTCAAGGTCAATCGCATTGCCCTAAATCTTCAACCCCAATTTATCGAGCCCTTTCCCTGGGGTTATTTGCTGGCCGATCGCCGAGGGCGGGTGGCTCTTTTGGATTATGAAGGCTTTTTGTTTGGTAACTTTGACCTCGGAGAAACCATCACGGCGGTCACCCCCATAGACCGCTATCTTTGTTTAATCGCCACTTGGCAAGGGGGCCAGGGGAATTTACATCTACTGGATTTAGGTGCTGAGGTGGAGGGCGTTATCCGCCAACGTCAGGAAAGGCGCTAA
- a CDS encoding 2Fe-2S iron-sulfur cluster-binding protein — translation MGAIYSVNLVNPATGSNVTIEVAEDELILEAAENQGIDLPYSCRAASCVACAGLLLEGTIEHTDKGSDFLKPEELAAGCVLLCAAYATSNCKILTHQEEALFG, via the coding sequence ATGGGTGCAATTTATTCCGTTAATTTGGTTAATCCAGCTACGGGCAGTAATGTCACCATTGAGGTGGCGGAGGATGAGTTAATTCTCGAAGCGGCGGAAAATCAGGGGATAGATTTGCCCTATTCCTGTCGGGCTGCTTCCTGTGTGGCCTGTGCGGGTCTGTTGCTGGAGGGAACTATTGAGCATACGGATAAGGGGTCTGATTTCCTCAAACCGGAGGAATTGGCGGCGGGCTGTGTCTTGCTCTGTGCGGCCTATGCCACTTCCAACTGCAAAATTCTGACCCACCAAGAGGAAGCTTTGTTTGGTTAA